The following DNA comes from Mesoplodon densirostris isolate mMesDen1 chromosome 9, mMesDen1 primary haplotype, whole genome shotgun sequence.
CCTCAGCaatggacaaaatatttttatatatatattgcttggTGACAGTTCACAAACTTGCCAAGTTTTTATTGTTAAGTTGTACACACCGAGGTTGAAAAAGAGGAGATTTAGTCCTAGGTTACATGTTGAGAAAATGACAGACATAAAACCAAGTCCAAGTCTTCCGAAAGTTAATTACATACCCTTTACAACAAACTGGCTCTAAGTTAATTTAAACTTGTGGAATGTTAAGAtgagcatttatttttgtaaatttctttGGAATGTCATATTTTCTTAGATTCTCCCTAATGTTTGCCTGCTTGGGCATATTTATTCATTGCCACCTGGTGGTAATTAAGAAATACTATGGGGAAGAGGAGAAACAGGGAGATGACAAAGCACTTGTTAGTTATTCCAAACAGCAATCTTTGTTCAGAAATTTGAGATTCAGACACTGAAAAATCGCAGGTAGGTAGAGCTGGTTTCTTCTGGCCCCACCGGGCAATGGAAAACCCTGTCAAGCCATGTGGCTTCCTGATTTTCCATCAAGGGTAAAGGCAGAGTTGCAGGAGCTTCTTGATATTTTCctgcaggaaaaaaacaaaggcatAGACAGTGTATCTAATAATAAAGAGCAAAATCTGGAGCACATATGGCGTCCTTAaataagattaaatgagaaaatgctatATGCAAACGCGCTTAGCTTAACGCCAGCCACAAATTAGGTTTTCAATGAATGATGGTTCAATTTgagattatatttctttttttcttttttttttttttttttgcggtacgtgggcctctcactgttgtggcctctcccgttgcggagcacaggctccggacgcgcaggctcagcggccatgactcatgggcccagccgctccgtggcatgtgggatcctcccggaccggggcacgaacccatgtcccctgcaaaggcaggcggactctcaacgactgcgccaccagggaagcccgagattatATTTCTTTCCTAGAACTTTCTACTTAATaacttgtgattttaaaaattatttctcacctcttacttttttttgcccgcgtggcttgcagggtcttagttcccagaccagggattgaacccatgcccttggcaatgaaagcgcagattcctaaccactggactgccaggggattccTTTTCCTCTTACTTTTATTGCCATGGTCTGATGGGCAAAAACTAACTACTCCACCAGCTTACCTGCCTGGGAGGCCAGTGCCCATTCCCTACTGGTTCCACACTCACTCAGTGTTCCTGCCACCATTCTGCAATCCTTCCCTATGTTTACCCAGTTGGAAACGACCACTGCAGCCAACTGAAATCCccctatttccttcatttctggaGATGCAGACAAAATGATGGGAGTTTTCTATGGGGATTGGCAGGAGGAGCTGGAAAGTtgggaatgctttttttttttcttccaggtttattgagatacaattgatgCATAGCATTATATAAGTTTAGGGTATATAGCATAATGATTAGACATACCTATGTCATGAAATggttatcacagtaagtttagtaaacatccatcatttcatatagatacaaaattaaagaaatagaaaaattttttttccttgtgatgaggactCTTAGGATTTGCTCTCAACTTTCCTATATAACATACCACACTGTTAATTGTATTTATTGTGTTGTACTTTACATCCCCAGCACTTGTTTATCTTATAAGTGgaactttgtaccttttgactgcttcTGGTAACTACAAATcctatctctttttctatgagtttctttttgaagtataattgacttataacactatgttagttcctggtacacaacatcgtgattcagtatttctatacatttcacaacgatcaccatgataagtctagttaccatgtGTCACCACACAaagataatatataattattgactatattccccacactgtacatttcatacctgtgactcatttattttgtaattggaagtttgtacctcttaatctccctcacctgtcctccccaccctgtcccgcttcccctggaaaccacctgtttgttctctgtatctgtgactttgtttgttttgttatgtttgttcatttgtttttagattttatatacaagtgaaatcatacaacatttgtctttctctgactgagttatttcacttagcataatgccctctaggcccatccatgttgttgcaaacggcaacattctttttaatggtggagtaatatcccattatatatatcacatcttctttattcatccttTGGTGGGCACCTTGGTTgctcccatatcttggctatgcTCTTTTTTAACTCCTTCTCTTCTCCACTGAGTTTAAGAGGAAATCTGTGAACTTCCACACCATTGTGGGAGCACATTGGATGCTATgttcttcattttcctctttattttatcCCCCAGTTCCCACTAATAGTGGTATATAGGTCAGCACATTTTGCCCTCATCCCAAGAAGTGTTTCATAATCAGCTACCACCAACACTCCCTTCACCCGTTATGCCTCCAGGAAGCTGTATGATGCTGAGTGGTGGGGGTGACGGTGTTCAAGGGTCTGAGGAGGCACAAGATGGAGGAGTTGGAAAGAAAAAATCAGGAGAAGGATCAccatttgaaaaatggaaatcttagattatgatttttttttttttttttttttttttgcggtacgcgggcctctcactgttgtggcctctcccgttgcagagcacaggctccggacgcgcaggctcagcggccatggctcacgggcctagctgctccagaTTATGATTTTTTTGAAACAAAATGATTAAGCAATTTTAGAAACATGACTCAGATTGACTTCTGCCCTTTCTTCCTCCAAATGATTATGAAAAACACATACttggaagattttaataaaattatgaatattAGATCATTATAATTCCTGTTTATGGAGGACAGCAATCCAATACTTAATTGCAAGAGGAAAATGAATCCGTGCTTCTAGGAGGCACTGCCACTTACAAAAACCAAGGAAGAATAACTTGGCTATCTTAGTTTATAGCCCTCTACTTGTTGCCTTTTctcattttaccttaaaattTAATCAAAGTTATATATGCATCTAGTTTAAAGAGCCAGATATTTCTACTAGTTTGTTTTGGAAAACAGTGGTTCTTGTTCCCATCTTCTTCCATTCCCCCTTTCCTAAGGCAACTACTTTCACTTCCTTtgatgtgtgcgtgtgtgtgtgtgtgtgtgtgtgtgtgtgtgtgtatgtatgtttctgtctttgtctctAAATTATATGCTTGTATTGCTACTTTTTGATTTTTCAGTCTCAGGCATTTATTCCACTATGTAATATGAAAACTTAGTTCTTCCTCGCTTCATTTCCATGGCAGACACTTTCATCCCACTTTTCAATATAGTTTAATTGTGATGTTGGCTAGCTCAGTATTCAGTGTTTGAAATATTAGGACTGTGACATgataagaaatatacatttggtccctgccttcagttcctgacacagaactcctaaacccttgtaatttcctgagtgTTAGGGGTaacaggagcatcttttgttctactaTATGGTCTTTGATCCCAATTCTTGACAAAAGAGCTTCTAAGACTCTTGGCTTCTCTGGAGTGGTAGGAGTGCCTTTTTGTTTGCTAATAAGATGACTGGGGGGCCccagcttcaggatgggggcagGTCACCAGAAAGACCCAGACTTGATTAGAAGGCTGGAACTTTCACCTTCACCACCAACCTTGGGGAGATGAGGGGTCTGAAGATTGAGTTAATCACCAGTggtcagtgatttaatcaatcatacctACATAATagagcctccataaaaaccctaaACAAGGGGATTCAGAGGccgttggtgaacacatccataTGCTGTAAGGGTGGGGAACTGCACTCAAAAGCCTTCTGCACCTCGTCTTGTTAAGAAGAAACAGGCCCCAAGTGGAGTCACTTGTGTTAAGGCCCCATAtcagcaaaccaagacttaaaTACCTAACCTAACTGCAGTTGTAACCTCTCCCAGAAATGTAAACTTGTACCAGTCAACCTGGAATTACCTGATCAGCAATAATGAGATAGTCCACTGgatgggccccttctgttccccTTAGGAGGGCAACTTTGCctaaaagaatgtattttttttctaatacagtaatttcctttttcctcctctccacctttaaaaacctttccattTCTATAGCTGAGTGGAGATCCTTTCTATTGCTGGGATAGATGGCATGCTGCCTGATTCCttcattgttcaataaagtcAATTAGATCTTAAATTTTACTacgatgattttttttttttttttgcgatacgtgggcctctcactgttgtggcctctcccgttgcggagcacaagctctggatgctcaggctcagcggctatggctcacgggccttgccgctccgcggcatgtgggatcttcctggaccggggcacgaacccgtgtcccctgcattggcaggcgggctcccaaccactgcgccaccagggaagcccgaattttgtttttaactgccCTATGTAGTTTTCCATCTAGCTGTTCATCTGAATACTTTATAATAAACCCAAAAACGTAAGTTTATTGttcccctgagttctgtgagttgttaTAGCAAATTATTAAACCTAAGGTGGTGGTGTGGGAACCCCCAATTTATAGCTgattggtcagaagtacaggtgacaagTGGaaagcagtcttgtgggactgagcccttcacctgtgAGTCTGCACTAGCTTCAAGTAGTCGGTGCCAGAATTCAGCTGTAGGCCATCTGGTTGGTGACTGGAGATTGGAGAATTTGTTGGTGTGAGACCCTCTCcccatttggtgtcagaagtgttatGAGTGGACAAACAAGTTTTCTTTTCATGAAAATGTAAATGTTATTCACGAtggaaccatttatttattttttaaatttatttatttatttattttggtacgcgggcctctcactgctgtggcctctcccgtcgcggagcacaggctctggatgcgcaggctcagcggccatggctcacgggcccagccgctccgcggcatgtgggatcctcccagactggggcacgaacccgcgtcccctgctctGGCatgcggacccccaaccactgcgccaccagggaagcccggaaccatttattaaacaatattttttcctgtacGGATTTTTGCTTTCTGTTCAGTTAGtaattgtcttgttttgtttgcttttgctctcaaacttttttaaaaaaataaaacacttcatttctttttttttaaaactcttagaaaatatttattttatttctttatttggctcTGTCGGGTGTTACTTGCGGCACCCAagatctttgttgcagcgtgcaggatctttcattgtggtgcgcaggcttatctctagttgtggcgtgcgggctctagggtgtgcagGCACagtgctgcatgtgggatccgcATTGACGTGGGATCGAACCCgcaacctgcatcccctgcattggaaggcggattcttaaccattggaccaccagggaagtccctcaagctCTTCATCAGTGGTTTAAATCTTTCTCAACAATTTTGGTCTCATCAGGTATTCAAAGATTttatttgtctgagaaagtctctCCTGGAGCCTCTTGTCCTACTTCTAAATGGATGTGTCCCCATGCTTGGTGCACCTCCCTTCATTTAGATATCTGCCTTTTCAATCATCCTAGTGATTTGTTTGCGTCTCTCTTATTGGATCTTGTATTGTCTGTACCCCATGTCTTCCTTTATCATGGTGTACTCTCTAGCTTTGGAGGAGTAGTTCCCAGAGAAAGTATATAGAAAGTAAAGTATATAGAAGTATATAGAAAGTGAAGTATATAGAAAGTAAAGTATATAGAAAGTCTTTTATTGAGACTTGGCTTGTCTTGTCTGAATATTCTTTATTTCCACCTTGCACTTGAGTATCCAGATAGAGGACCTAGGTTAGAGATAATTGTTACATTGCCTTTTAGCTTCCAAAATTACTTTCAAGAAGACTAAAACCACTCAATTTCTAATATTTTGAATTTGGTATCCTCCCTCTTTTCCCTCTGTAGAAGCTTGTAGGATCTTCTCTTTATGCTCAGTATTCTGAAATTTTATGATGATGTGCCAGATACTTGGTGGATCCTTTTAATACGAAAATCTATATCCTTTAGTTCtgggaatttttcatttaatttgttgATGCTTTTCTGCCCTCTATTTATTATATCTCTCTTTTTAGAACTTCTATTACTTGGGTATTGGATATTGTGGACTGGTGTTCTCTGTTTTTTCACTGCATTTTTTTGGCGGGGAGTGGGGGGCGCTGTATTTTCTGAGATACTTCATAAATTTTATCTTCCAACTCTTCtactgagttttaaatttcagatatgcTTTTATTTACCAAGAGCACCCCTTTTGAAATATTTGAGTGTTGCTTTTAAACAACATTCTCTTATTTGATATAGTTTTGTCATTTTCTCTTAATTCTCTGGGAATATTgatattggggggtggggggaagatttctttatcttgctttttttcctccaagtagctattttatttctttgttttggttttatcttCCATCTTTTCTCAGATGTCCCAAACTCCTTGTTGTCTGCTCTGTTGAGTGAGGGATGGAAAGGCTGGTTGGAAACCAAGCTTATGAATGGGACTTGTTGACCATAGGCTTCACTGTAGAGTGATTGACTGGGCCAATTATTTGAGGACTCTCTGATATCAGTGTCTTTAGAGGACTCTGATATCTTCCTCTGTGAAAGTTCAAATTCTTGGAAAGAGGCTGTTCTTACCTCCTGCCTGGAGGGTGAAGGCCTGGGTGCCAATGTTCTGGACTCCAAGTGAGGGGAAAGCATTTGTCCACCTAATTTCACTGTTTTCAATATACCTTTGCCTCACATGTATTTAATATGCACCCAGCTCAGAGATCCTGTTTAACCCTCTCCAGAGGATATACCTCCAGTCTTTTCCTGGGGTAGGCAGGAGTGGTTGCTCAGTTATGCAAAAGGGGAGAAATGATCTGGGAATCTGAACCTTAAACTGACTTTTTGCTagtttttaccattttttctttGATGGTACCTGGTACCACACATCCTGAGTAAAAGTCaggttattttttgatttccttctgcCTGCACAGAGTTCAGTTTTCTCAGCTCTGCTCTGTAAACACTCTTCCATCTACATGCTTTCCAGCCTCCCAAATGTTTGTGCTGTCATTGTGAATTGGTgccttgaaaattttttttttttttttgcggtacgtgggcctctcactgttgtggcctctcccgttgcggagcacaggctctggacgcgcaggctcagcggccatggctcacgggcccagccgctccgcggcatgtgggatcttcccggagcggggcacgaacccgtgtcccctgcatcggcaggcggactctcaaccactgtgccaccagggaagcccttgaaaataatttttaaaaaattcctttacaGTCAATTTAGAAGAGTTTTGGAAGGGAGTGAAAGAAGATGCATTGACTCAATCTGTCTTTTTCCCTCTTGATAACTTTTGATCTAGGACAGTAgtttcaaatttgttttttcaGTGGAGTTCTGTCTTTAACTTAGATCTTATGCAGAAGCTTGGTCTAGAACGTAGATATAAACAGAGCTGCTTTGTGTGAAGAGAAGATGAGAAGCTGTGGTTCTACTTTCTCAGTTTTCCTTTGCCCCTTTACCACTAGAAGGAACCCATGGAAGGCATGGCTTCTAAACCACAGATTTAGAAGTTGTTGAACATGATTTCTCTCTCCAGTAGACATTAGAGTGAACTTTATGGCAGTATGGAAGGAGCattgatttattctttaaaagattAATTGTATTGCTTCCAATTTGTTTAAATGGtgcaagacagagaaagaactattcaaaatttttttgatttgaaataaaattggaCTCTGGACCTCCTTGCAGGCTAACCTTATCATcataaaaatgctatttttatttgaaaggaaACTGTATAAATTTAcctgaatattaaaaaatgtttaacttgcTTATACATTTTGATAATTGAGGATGTTGGAAATTCCCAATTTAATTTTAGAGAGCTAAAATGCTGTTTTATATTGGGTTGCTATCAGATCCAGTGTTTTATCCaaaattatttacttaaataGAAGAGTGAGAGGATGTCTGTAGCGCCAAAATATTATTTAGAACTCATTCTGTATGAGCATTATTGAAACTGTGCATGATTTAGCTTCATATTTATGTGCAGTCTCTCCATTAAAAACGTTGttattcccttccttctccaCCTTTCTGTGGCACAGACCATCAGTTACCTAATGAAACCATGGAAGAATATGGAAGTATTTGCACACTGCAGGTCACTCAAAGGTCCAGTGGGGAATGGACACCAAGATTTACAAACCTTGccaaataaaatgtgtattttcacATGTCTTTAAGATGACTCAGTGAATTTTTGAACgtaataagaaaacataaaacaaaacaaagaagcaaactaATGAACAGAAACCAAACAACTCCTTTACAATGTAGAGCTCCAAAATGAAGGGAGTACAAATAGATCTTTTTTGGAATCATGCACTTGGAATCTGACTTTCTGCTGTTATGTGTTTGACACTAGCATCATTTCATAGACGACTCAGGcatcatcttaaaaaaatactggCCAGTTGTGCTACAGAGAAGGATTTATATGTTTCATTTGCAAGCACGAGACACCTTTAGAAAGGAGAAGCACGACCCAAACTCTTGTGAGAATCACCTGGTATTTTTGATTGCTTTTGTGTATTGAAAGGGCTCTTAACAACAACTCAAAGAGTTGCTCTGCCTGTGGCCTCTTTTGGAGGCAGATGATGAATGGGATGTTGACGAAAAACTATTCACAACCTAAAGGTTGAGGGTTATGTTTTATGTGGcaggaatttttaggacttcaggcccaggaggcagcatctcaaggaACCCTGAGAACGGCTCCAAGGAGGTgaggggggagccaggatatataggagctttgcaacaaagggcaggtcgTCTGAACGTCAAAAATGATTGTTAATGAAGGAAAACCAGATATCCCAAGTTAAGGCaattagcgcttttctatgtatgggaagatgccggagtctgggctcactgaaatcattcctttgatatgcacctcagctgtctggggccagtgtcctgtgttttcatatcctgagtttcctcagggctcaccatgggGAATGGCTGCAGtttgatggctgctagatggcaggtatgcttttccttcctgagtttcctTAGTCAGCTTGTGGCTGCAATCGCTGTTGAcagtgacatcctttgtttactgttaTGGCAGGCAGTATTCCATTTATCAGGGACATGGGACCTCTCTAAGACATGTCTAGTGGAGCGCTGAGAGATGGATGAACAGGTACCTGAGGAACGGTACTCTTTCAGCCTTCTTATAGAAGAGTATCAACATGGGAGAAAACATTCACTTTGTAGAGCCGTTAACTGTAGAAAAGGAAAAGTCTTGGGAAAGACTGTTGCTGGGAAAGCATATGTTTTGATGACTGTGCAAGTCCCATGAAAGTTGCCTGTGAACACACAGGGCACACTTGGTTACATGTGACCACAACAGGGCGTGTGTACCATGGCCTCAACTTGCTTCCTGATGACATCATGAAGCTGGCTTTTCACCGAAGGATTCTGAGAAGCGCCAGAATGTTGTGAAACCTGCAGAAACCACGCATTGCTGCTGTCTTTGAGAAGCCAGAGAAAACAGGCAAAGAACTAAATCATGTCACTGAAGCTGTGATGCAGAACCATTGGTCAGGTTCGATTATCTGCTCTTGATAgccttttgagaaaaataaagcagctcTTCAAGCAAGTGACGTAACCTCTTTCTCCTGAGGTCTCCACTGTAAATAATATAaccttggttttatttattttaaatcttttacacATAGACCTCTCACCTTTGGAATCTTGATTGAGACCATGTGAAGTGGGAAGCAAGGCTGTTATCTGTGAGTGGTCATGGGGGAGGACCCTGGCTCTGGGATCTTCCTTGCTTCACCACCTTTACCTCTGCTTTCTTATACCCTCCTCTCTCTTTTCGTTTTTCCCCTTTTTGGTCTGTTTTCACGTTCACAGACTTTCCTGCCTTTTACAACCCACTTTAGTTGGATCTTTCTTAGTGGCTACCTGAACCTGGGTTGGCTGATCTGAACCAGTGTCCCTTTGCATGGTTGGCGGTGGAGGCAAAATGTAATGTGTGAAATCACTTTATAAATGGcaaggtggggcctccctggtggcgcaagtggttgagagtccgcctgccgatgcaggggatacgggttcgtgccccggtctgggaggatcccatatgccgcggagcggctgggcccgtgagccatggccgctgagcctgcgtgtccggagcctgcgcgtccggagcctgtgctccgcaacgggggaggccacaacagtgagaggcccgcataccgcaaaaaaaaaaaaaaaaaaaaaaaatggcaaggtGATGTTCTAACAGGTGGGTTGTTATTATCTTAAGCATTATTATAGGAAGTGGTTCCTCCCACAGACAATAGTCCCTCCCTGGGGGCTTGTTCTGAGCTTTATTCTTAGCTCCTCTTATCGTCCCACCAACTCTTGCTTCCCCTTGCTCTTACTGTGATGTCCACTCTGGATCTGATCTCCCTATTTCCATTCTCTGTCTTTCCCTTCTTCTCATTATGACGTATCTACTCTCTCTCATTTCCTCAGAGGCTTCTTGCGAAATGATTAATTTTGGTTTTCTAAACACATTGAAGCTAAAGTGTTAATGGCTAACAGATTTGATGTTAACACATTAGGGAAACTCACTTTTTAAGTAGAGACTCCTTGAACTCCAATATGGAGCCCGCCAGTGAAATTTTAGGCAGCATGAGCGGTCACTGGAAGGGAAAGGGAGCCTTTTCTTAGTGTTTCcaggacttgtgcatatgtaTGACTTCTTATTCCACCCATATATAATACATGCAGGATatggaataaaatattaactTGGGACATGAAGGGTCAGGGAAGGTTTGTGGTCATGGGAGGCAAACAGGGATAAGGACTTTTTCTAACTTTTAAGGAAAAGTTAGAAAAGAAATAGTGAGAATTGTAGTGCAAAATATGAGTATTTTCAATCACCCTTGGAACCTCTATTCTGTTACCATTTTCCTACATCTGGCCCTAATGAAGAACAGGCAAATACAGGTTTGGCAAACAGAGACAGGGTGTCATTGAGCTGGGAGGGATTTGCATGCCCGGGGAAATCACAGGGATCCTCTTTTCAAACCCCGGAGGACCGGCAGGGGtgggagcgggggtggggaggtggtggtgttTGCTGGTTGCTACGCTTTTGCCTGAATCCAAGGAGAGCCTCTGAATCTACAGTCTCAACAGAGTGTGGCTTGTCCAGAGAGGCTGTGGATGTGCCCCAGCACCCCGGAGGAGAAGCTGAGTCTGAGCAGAGCCTCCCTGGAGAAGGTGCCTTCCTCACCCATGTTGATCTTCATGGTCATCTTTTTCCTGGAGCTGTTGGCTGTTCTGCTGCAGAATGGCTTCATAGTTACTGTGTTGGTCAGGGAGTGGGTACAATGCCAGACACTGCTTGCAGGCGACATGATTGCGGCGGCCTCCCTGGCCGCCTCCCGGTTCTGACTGCATGGGATGGCCCTCCTGAACAACCTCGTGGCCGCCTTTGGTTTTGGTTCCAAAATTTACTATTTCAGCGTCCCCTAGGACTTCATCACATCTCTCACTTTCTGGCTTACTGCTTGGCTTGCTACATTCTACTGTGTGAAGATCTCATTCTTCTCTCACCGCATCTTCTTTGGGCTGAAGTGGAGGATTTCTCGGTCAGGGCCCAGGCTGCTGCTGGGCTGCCTGATCTTGTCTGCTCTGGTAGTCATCCCCTTAGACACTGGGAATACAATTCTTGTGCAGATGGTTGCTGCCCAGAGTTCCCATGGAAACAACACCCTGGCTGGTAGAATGCAGACTGTCTCTTTGTACTTTTTTCTACCTCATGTAATTATTATGCGGTCAATTCCATTTCTCCTGTTCCTGGTGTCCACCCTCTCACTCGTGTTCTCGCTGCGCCGGCACTTGGGGCAGATGAGGGACCATAGACCTGGCCCCGAGTGATCCCAGCACCCGGGCTCACACCGTGGTCCTGAAGTCACTTGCCTTCTTCCTCATCTTCTACCATCATATTACCTGTGCCTGATTATTGTTATAAACATCCTAACCCTCTGGAATcactggcgctgggcctgggaaGTGGTGACCTGTGCAGGCATCTGTCTGCACTCCAGCATCTCGGTGCACAGCAGCCCCAAGCTGAGAAAGGCCCTGAAGAAGAGGCTTTGGAGAGCCCTGGACAAGGAGCAGTTTGTCTTTTCAGTGTCAGTAACTGCTGTCACTGGACAAGCCCGTGAGTGGCAAGAATGCACAAGGTTTGGGTGTTGTcctctcttttcatttccttctttcttccccactCTCTCTATACcccattaattctttttttttttttttttttttttttttgcggtatgcgggcctctcactgttgtggcctctcccgttgcggagcacaggctccggatgcgcaggcccagcggccatggctcacgggcccagccgctccgcggcatatgggatcctcccagaccggggcacgaacccgtatcccctgcatcggcaggcggactctcaaccactgcgccaccagggaggccctaccccattaattctttttccattcctctctGTTTCTACCCTCCCTTCTGGTGGTCCTGGTCCCTCGTCTGGGTCCCAAACCACCTTGGACTAGAATGGTGGCCTCATTTCCTCACAGGCCTCTTTCACAAGCAGCCCTAATAATATATTCTCCAAGCATCATTTTGGTCTGTATTCCCTTGACAGAGACCTGTAATGGTTGTCAGTTGTTCTGTGGTCAACCTAAAGTTTTTTCTGAATGGTGACATAGGTTGTCTCATACCATCCCACACCATCCCACACACATCAGTTGCCCTCCTCAACCTTGCTGTGCTCTCAGAGCTCAGTCTCTCTACTTCAGCCCAGGAAAGCTGCTTTCTGTCTCCCCGCATGCTCTTCCCTGCAGCCTGTGGTCTTTTGGCCCATCTGgaacttccttctttcctttctctgctgTTTTTTGCCATTCCCTTCTTTTGTGCCCTGCTTAAGACCAGTTCCACCCATGGAGCTTTTTCTTTTGAACAATTGATGTCTGAGGGTATGTATGAGTTTTGTGCCACTATAGGGCCTGCCCATGGTTTTGTGTGTTCGGTATATGTTGAATTAAAAGGAATTTTCTGATGTGGAAATGCTTTGGCCAACagaagatagaaaaggaaaacaaaggaagtttgctatagtttttaattttgagaatcTTACTCTTCCTGTCCACTCATCCAGGAGGTGGACCCTGGATGCCGATGTCTAGGATGGTAGTCTT
Coding sequences within:
- the LOC132495827 gene encoding LOW QUALITY PROTEIN: taste receptor type 2 member 134-like (The sequence of the model RefSeq protein was modified relative to this genomic sequence to represent the inferred CDS: inserted 1 base in 1 codon; deleted 1 base in 1 codon) → MCPSTPEEKLSLSRASLEKVPSSPMLIFMVIFFLELLAVLLQNGFIVTVLDFITSLTFWLTAWLATFYCVKISFFSHRIFFGLKWRISRSGPRLLLGCLILSALVVIPLDTGNTILVQMVAAQSSHGNNTLAGRMQTVSLYFFLPHVIIMRSIPFLLFLVSTLSLVFSLRRHLGQMRDHRPGPEDPSTRAHTVVLKSLAFFLIFYXSYYLCLIIVINILTLWNHWRWAWEVVTCAGICLHSSISVHSSPKLRKALKKRLWRALDKEQFVFSVSKQPNVSQRNTGRVESSWELYLLEMRIF